Below is a genomic region from Hyphomicrobium nitrativorans NL23.
GACGAAGCGCGCGACACCGGCCGCTACATGGTGGGCCTGCTCGTGTTCCTCGGCCTGCTCGGCACGTTCTGGGGCCTTCTCGACACGATCCAATCGGTGGGGCGCGTGATCGGCTCGCTCGATACCTCGACGGAAACGGTTGCCGTGTTCGACGAACTCAAGGCCGGTTTGGCCGCGCCGCTGCGCGGCATGGGCACGGCGTTCTCGTCCTCGCTGCTCGGCCTCGCGGGCTCGCTCATTCTCGGTTTCCTGCAGCTTCAGGCGGGACACGCCAACAACCGTTTCTACAACGAGCTCGAAGAATGGCTGTCCGGCATGACGGAGCTCACGCCCGGCTCGTCGAGCGCGACGGAGAAAGCCAGCCAGCAGCTCATTTCGGCGGTGTACGAGATGCAGCGCGCGGTGGAGGATCTTTCGACGCAGCTCAAGGGAGGTGCTGCGCTTTCAGGCGGCTCGTACTCACCCGAAGGAGACGCGCCGGTGCGCGACCTCGCCCGTGGCGTGAACCAGCTCGTCACCCAAATGCGCGCCGAGCAAAAGGTCGTGCGCGAGTGGGTGGACGAGCAGGCCTCTCAGCAGGCGGAAGTGACGAGCGTGCTGCGCGAACTCGCGACGAACATGCTGAAGCGAGGCAATTAGAATGGCGGGCGGGCGTTCGCGGCGGCACAACAGCGAGTACGGCGAGTTCTGGCCAGCGTATGTGGATGTGCTCTCCACGCTGCTGCTCGTCGTCATGTTCCTCATGTCGATCTTCATGCTGTCGCAGTATTTCGCCATGCAGGAAGCGAGCGGAAAAGACACCGCGCTTCAGCGCCTCAACCGGCAGATCGCGGAACTGACCAATCTGCTCTCGCTCGAAAAGGGCAAGTCGCGCTCGGCCGAGGACGAGCTTGCCTCGTTGCAGGCCACGCTCTCGGATCTCAAGGACGAGCATCAAAAGCTATCGGGCTTTGCGCTCTCAGGCGACGAGAAGGCCAAGACGGCCGAGGGACGCATTCAAACTCTTACCGTCGAACTCGACCAGCAGAAGGAGATCAGCAACGAGGCGCTGGCAAAGGTCGATCTCCTCAATCAACAGATGCTGGCACTGAGGCGGCAGATTGCGGCGCTCAACGATGCGCTCGAAGCCTCCGAGAAGAAGGACCAGGACAGTCAGGACCGGATCAAGGACCTCGGCGCGCGGCTCAACGCGGCACTCGCGCGGCAGGTGCAGGAGTTGCAGCGCTACCGTTCCGACTTCTTCGGGCGGCTGCGCGAACTGTTGCAGGACCGGAAGGACATCCGCGTCGTCGGCGACCGCTTCGTGTTCGAATCCGAGGTGCTGTTTCCGTCCGGCCAGGCGATGCTGACGGCCGAGGGCTTCGGCGCCATGGATCAACTCGCGGCCGCCATTCGCGATCTCGCGAAGACCATTCCGCCCGAGATCAAATGGGCGCTGCAGGTGGACGGCCACACCGACATCCGCCCCATTGCGAGCGCGCAGTTCCCCTCCAACTGGGAGCTTTCGACCGCGCGCGCCGTCTCCGTCGTCAAGTATCTGGTGCAGCGGGGCGTGCCGGCGGAAAACCTCGTCGCGGCGGGCCACGGCGAATTCCAGCCGCTCGAATCCGGGGTCGACGAGGACAGCCTGCGCCGCAACCGGCGCATCGAGCTAAAGCTCACCAACAGATAGGACGCGAGGTTCGGGCGCTCAGTTCGTGAAGAGCGCTTCGGGCAGATTGAGCTGCTGGCGCCACCAATCCCACGCGACATCCGTGGGGCCGAGGGCATACTCGACGAGCATCCATTCCCCCGCATCGCTTTTGCGCAGCAGGAATTGGTTTCCTGCTGGATCGAACATGCCTTCCGCATCGGCCTCGGCGTACTTCGTGCGGCTCCAGTCGATCCGTCCGCCACCCGGCCGTTGCAGCCGGACGTTGCCGTAGGCCCAGGTGTCGAGCACGTTCAAGGTATTGATCACGAACTCCACGGGTCCGCCGGTTTCGCGCTCGAAGACGGGGCGGGCCGCGTCGAGGATCTCGGCGCGAAGAGCGGACCCGAGCTCGGGTTTCACGATCTGCTGGCTCATGGCGGGCACCGTCATGCCAACGGCGCCGAGCAAGAAGAAAGTCAGGCAGCAAATGGTGCGCATGAAGCAGCCCCCAACCGTAGGAACGAAGGCCGCAGTTTAGAGCGTTTTCCGATCCGATGGAATCGGAGCGAACTCCGCACGGCGTCGGCACGCGAAGAGCACGTCGCGCGGGCACTCTCCCGCTCGACCTTTTCACGCGGATCGCATCAGATGTTTACGAAACGGCCTGCGGGACGGCACGTCCACTTTTTCGCGTACCACTTCGGGTTCGCTTCATTCCATTTCGAAATTTCGACGGGGCTCATCATCATGCATTGGCGCGAACTGGCGCCATCGGCCATGTAGGTGAGAGAAACGTCTTTGCAGCGATTGGGATCGTCCAAAAGACAAACGGAGATGACCAGCTCCAGCATTGCGAACCCCTGCGATCGAGTACACCGCTTTCGCGGCCGATAAGCCCTGAGGTCGCGTCATCCCATTTTTATTCTTGTAGTTGGTCTAACGGTATGCGGCGAATCACGCCGCCGCAAGTTGCGATATTGAGCACGAAACGCCACTATTTTAGCCATCGCCGTTTTTATCGCCGAATGCGAAACGAACGAATTTGGACGAAACGAAACAAAAACAAAGCCTCCACGAACTATGTGGGCCAAACGTCCGGGCCCGCGCGTTTTCGATCATGGGACGAGTTGCCTCACAGAATTCACGGGGTCGTGATCGTTTTTTCGCTGGAAAGCGTTCGAAGAAACGCAACGAGGGCGGCTTTCTCGCTCTCCGACAGCGTGAGATCGCGTACGACGGTCGGCGCGAGCGAGGGGCGAACGATCAAGCGTCCCGTGTAATGCTCTACGACGTCATCCAGCGTCGCGAGCGATCCGTCGTGCATATACGGCGCGGTGTGGACGGCTTCTCGCAGCGACGGTGTCTTGAACTGGCGGCGGCCGTCGCGTCCGAGATCGTCGCCCGCAAGGCCGATGTCGTGGAAGCCGTCGTCGGTCAAGCGCCAGCCGCCGTGGCACGACACGCAACCCGCTTTTCCGACGAAGAGGGCGAAGCCCTGGCGTTCCTCAGCATCGAGCGCGCCGTCGTCGCCTTCGATCCAGCGGTCGAAGCGGGCGGCGGGCGATGCCAGCGAGCCGACGTAGGTTGCGAGCGCGGCCAGGATCGCCTCTTCCGTGACGCCACCCGAACCTGGGAAGGCCGCCGCAATGCGCGAGGTCATATCCGCGTCCGCGCCGAGCCGCTGGAGGATGGTCGGGAAATCGCCGGCCATCTCGTCTTCAGCCAGGATCGGAAAACGTGCCTGGGCGGCCAGTGTCGGCGCGCGGCCATCCCAGAAGAACGACGTCCCCCACGCCAGATCGTAAAGCCCCGGTACGTTTCGCGGCAGCGTGCTGCCGTCCAGGCCCTGCCCCTTCGGCCGGCCGTCGGTGAAGGCGCGCTCGGGTTGGTGGCAGGTCGCGCAGGACGCCGAACCGTTCCCGGACAGGCGTGGGTCGTGGAACAGGTCATGGCCGAGCGCAATCTGCGCTGGCGTGGACGGGGCGGATTGCGGAGCGGATGCCGGCCGCGCAAAGATCGTCCGCCAGACGGCATCGCGGCCTGGGCTTGCGGCGGGTCCGGCCGTTGCGGTCGCGTCGCGGAAAGACAGCCCCCCTCCGGCCGCCAAGGCCACGACAAGACCGACCGCCAGGGCGGCGGTCAGACGGCTCATGCGTCCCGCCGAGGGCGGCCGACTGTCGGTGTTGCTCATGCGCGCCATCATACGAGAAAGGGGCGCGTGCCGCGCCAGGGCACGTGAACGCGGGGCTCGAATGCGCTTCGGATACCCTGACAGTGGCTTCGACAGCACGCCCGGGCGGGTAATGTCGGCAAACCCGAATCGGCCTCTTGACCCAAAGCCGAACCTCTTCCCATGATGGTAAATATGGGACGGTGGGGACCGGACGGTTCTCCCGCAAGGTTTTTATTGTGTATACCGCGCGTGCCGGGCGATCTCCCCCGAGCCGCATCCTGGGGGATATTGATGGCAATCGGTGCCGACGACGCACAGCCGGTGCAGCATGATTCTTTGCCGCCGGTCACGCTCGGCTGGTTTCTCAAGCGCACGCTCGTCGGGATCGCCATTCTGATGGTGGCGATGGGCAGTCTTGCCTGGCTGACCTACGCTTCAATCGACCCCGACCTGGACGCCTCGCCGGCGACGGCCAACATGCCGCTGGACGCACCGGCCCGGCTGATCCCCATCGACCTCTGACGTTCCGCCGCAGCAAATCGGGGCCGCCGCAGCAGATCGGGGCACGGTTGCCGAAGACCTATCGGCTGCATTAGGATTCCATCCGTACTTCAACTGCGCGCGGGTGCGGACCAGCCGCCGCGGCCGTCGACAGGATAGCGCCGATGTCTCTTGTGGATCTCGTTCCCCTCATTCTTATCGGAGCCGCGGCGTTCGCTGCGGGATATTTCATCGGCCGCTTCCAGGCGCTCGCGGAACGCGGCGCGCCACGCGCGCGCGATTTCGGCTCCCCGCTGCCGGGGCCCGAGGACAGGTATGCGGAAGAGCCATCCGCACCGTCGCGTCCGCGCGGTGCACCTCCGCCTGCGTCTTCCGGTACGGGCGCGCGCACGCCGCCGCGCCGCTCGACGACGCCGCCTCCCGCCATTGCCGGATTGATGGGACGGGGCTCGGCGGAAAAGCCGGGCGGCAGCCAAAAATAAGACCGAATTTCGCCGTCAGCGTTCGCTCGCGCCGTAACGGCGCGAGAGCCATCCGACAGGCCTTTCCATGCGTCTTGCCATGCTGGCCCGGAATGCGGGCCTCTACTCGCATCAGCGCCTCGTCGAGGCGGCGGAAGCGCGTGGGCATACCTTGGACGTGATCAACACGCTTCACGTCCACATGAACATCACCTCCAACCGGCCGGTGCTGCGCTATGGCGGCAAGTCGCTGCCGCTCTATGACGCCGTGATCCCGCGCATCGGGGCTTCGATCACCCATTACGGCCTGGCCGTGCTCCGGCAGTTCGAGATGCAGGGCGTGTTTCCGCTCAACGAGAGCGTCGCCATCGGGCGGGCTCGCGACAAACTTCGCGCGTTACAGCTCCTGGCGCGAGCCGGTATCGGGCTTCCGGTGACGGCGTTCGCGCACGGGCCGCGCAAGGCGGAGGATGTCATCAAGGAGGTGGGCGGCACGCCGGTGGTCATCAAGCTCGTCGAGGGAACCCAAGGCATGGGCGTGATCCTGGCCGAGACCGAAGCGTCCGCCAAATCGATCGTGGAAGCGTTCAGCGCCGCCAACATCAACATCCTGGTGCAGG
It encodes:
- a CDS encoding cytochrome-c peroxidase, with the protein product MSRLTAALAVGLVVALAAGGGLSFRDATATAGPAASPGRDAVWRTIFARPASAPQSAPSTPAQIALGHDLFHDPRLSGNGSASCATCHQPERAFTDGRPKGQGLDGSTLPRNVPGLYDLAWGTSFFWDGRAPTLAAQARFPILAEDEMAGDFPTILQRLGADADMTSRIAAAFPGSGGVTEEAILAALATYVGSLASPAARFDRWIEGDDGALDAEERQGFALFVGKAGCVSCHGGWRLTDDGFHDIGLAGDDLGRDGRRQFKTPSLREAVHTAPYMHDGSLATLDDVVEHYTGRLIVRPSLAPTVVRDLTLSESEKAALVAFLRTLSSEKTITTP
- the rimK gene encoding 30S ribosomal protein S6--L-glutamate ligase, with the protein product MRLAMLARNAGLYSHQRLVEAAEARGHTLDVINTLHVHMNITSNRPVLRYGGKSLPLYDAVIPRIGASITHYGLAVLRQFEMQGVFPLNESVAIGRARDKLRALQLLARAGIGLPVTAFAHGPRKAEDVIKEVGGTPVVIKLVEGTQGMGVILAETEASAKSIVEAFSAANINILVQEYIAEAEGRDVRALVVGGRVVAAMERVGKTGEFRSNLHRGGITAEANITEEEQSTAVHAASVLGLNVAGVDMLRSNRGPMVVEVNASPGLKGIERATNVDVAGEIIAFIEASAAHGATETKGQKG
- a CDS encoding peptidoglycan -binding protein; this translates as MAGGRSRRHNSEYGEFWPAYVDVLSTLLLVVMFLMSIFMLSQYFAMQEASGKDTALQRLNRQIAELTNLLSLEKGKSRSAEDELASLQATLSDLKDEHQKLSGFALSGDEKAKTAEGRIQTLTVELDQQKEISNEALAKVDLLNQQMLALRRQIAALNDALEASEKKDQDSQDRIKDLGARLNAALARQVQELQRYRSDFFGRLRELLQDRKDIRVVGDRFVFESEVLFPSGQAMLTAEGFGAMDQLAAAIRDLAKTIPPEIKWALQVDGHTDIRPIASAQFPSNWELSTARAVSVVKYLVQRGVPAENLVAAGHGEFQPLESGVDEDSLRRNRRIELKLTNR